In a genomic window of beta proteobacterium MWH-UniP1:
- a CDS encoding DUF3141 domain-containing protein: MNQDTTTSPTAAWGQLLWDPLRLSAMATEYAVDAWQRSILYADVRRQRGNQYQEHLQEQTPNVLDFASEVIMSGLELPRPVNYGLVRILPPADTPSDPRKRPFVVVDPRAGHGPGIGGFKPDSEVGAALKAGHPCYFVGFLPDPVPGQTVEDVMRAEAAFVRKVGELHPGSRGKPAVIGNCQAGWQILMAAAVWPELFGPIIVAGAPLSYWAGDMPMRYAGGLTGGSWLTALTGDLGAGRFDGAWLVQNFENLDPANTLWSKQYNLYAKVDTEGPRHLQFEKYWGGIVFLNDVEIQYIVDNLFIGNKLSTAQLVTSDGVRIDLRNIRSPILVFCSYGDNITPPPQALGWITDLYRNDLDVLGHDQTIVYATHDSIGHLGIFVSGSVGRKEHHEFAENIDIIDVLPAGIHHMQIDEHPDPVQEGDPTSDVFLTRIRRSSIDEVREIVRPDPENDRRFAAVARISEVNLACYRSFVQPWMRALVTDQGAKWLEQLHPLRMGYELWSDRHPLAAAVQEAAQQVREHRQTVSEANPFLQLQTEFSTAVEQMLDQFRDCRDQIYAQAFDMLYSLPLVQAMTGQSLHDDAPPRPHPSETPEHRQYLAQELTRLEADIHNGGITEAAIRALFFVLAARGEADGRHFRHAEELVRPHLTNDFDMQAFRHLVRRQALLMRLDEDAMVSAIPGLLNGIAPEDIRQVAGMIVQVIGSGDVLSAHEQTRLEQVSTLFKRAACEAQAASALAMASPANETSAAAVDGNSAPAMPSSAGDTSAAVMDTKPQTSSPKPKAPQKKTVSKTPVALRTSQTRRGKGK, from the coding sequence ATGAATCAAGACACCACGACATCACCAACGGCCGCTTGGGGGCAGTTGCTGTGGGACCCGTTGCGACTATCGGCGATGGCAACCGAGTATGCAGTGGATGCCTGGCAGCGGTCCATTCTGTATGCCGACGTTCGCCGCCAACGCGGCAACCAGTACCAGGAGCATTTGCAGGAGCAGACGCCGAACGTACTCGACTTCGCCTCAGAGGTCATCATGTCCGGGCTGGAGCTTCCGCGGCCAGTCAACTATGGCCTCGTGCGCATCCTGCCGCCAGCCGACACGCCGAGCGATCCCCGCAAGCGGCCGTTCGTGGTGGTCGATCCCCGCGCGGGCCATGGCCCGGGCATCGGCGGTTTCAAACCCGACAGCGAGGTCGGTGCTGCTCTGAAGGCAGGCCATCCCTGCTACTTCGTTGGCTTTCTGCCCGATCCCGTTCCCGGCCAGACCGTCGAGGATGTCATGCGTGCCGAAGCGGCCTTCGTGCGCAAGGTCGGCGAGCTGCACCCCGGCAGCCGCGGCAAGCCCGCGGTCATCGGCAATTGCCAGGCGGGCTGGCAGATCCTGATGGCAGCTGCCGTCTGGCCCGAACTGTTCGGACCGATCATCGTCGCCGGCGCGCCGCTGTCGTACTGGGCGGGCGACATGCCGATGCGCTATGCAGGCGGCCTCACTGGCGGTAGTTGGTTGACGGCATTGACCGGCGATCTGGGCGCCGGTCGGTTCGACGGCGCCTGGCTGGTACAGAACTTCGAGAACCTGGACCCGGCCAATACGCTGTGGAGCAAACAGTACAACCTGTACGCCAAGGTCGACACGGAAGGCCCGCGCCACTTGCAATTCGAGAAGTACTGGGGCGGCATCGTGTTCCTGAACGATGTGGAAATACAGTACATCGTCGATAACCTGTTCATCGGCAACAAACTGAGTACGGCGCAGCTGGTGACGTCTGATGGCGTGCGCATCGACCTGCGCAATATTCGCTCGCCGATCCTGGTGTTCTGCTCCTATGGGGACAACATCACTCCACCGCCCCAGGCCCTGGGCTGGATCACCGACCTGTACCGCAACGACCTGGACGTGCTGGGACATGACCAGACCATCGTCTACGCTACCCATGACAGCATCGGACATCTGGGAATCTTCGTCTCCGGCAGCGTCGGGCGTAAAGAGCACCATGAGTTCGCTGAGAACATCGACATCATCGACGTGCTGCCGGCAGGCATTCACCACATGCAAATCGATGAGCATCCCGACCCAGTGCAGGAAGGAGACCCAACCAGTGACGTCTTCCTGACGCGGATTCGCCGCAGCAGCATCGATGAAGTCCGTGAGATCGTCCGTCCCGACCCGGAGAACGATCGCCGGTTCGCGGCGGTGGCGCGGATCTCCGAGGTCAACCTGGCTTGCTACCGCAGCTTCGTGCAGCCATGGATGCGTGCCCTGGTCACGGACCAGGGTGCGAAGTGGCTGGAGCAGCTGCATCCGCTGCGCATGGGTTATGAATTGTGGTCCGATCGGCACCCGCTGGCCGCCGCTGTACAAGAAGCGGCGCAACAGGTGCGCGAACATCGCCAGACCGTCTCCGAGGCCAATCCTTTCCTGCAACTGCAGACGGAGTTTTCCACCGCCGTCGAACAGATGCTGGATCAATTCCGTGATTGCCGCGACCAAATCTACGCACAGGCCTTTGACATGCTGTACAGCCTGCCGCTGGTTCAGGCCATGACAGGACAGAGCCTGCACGACGATGCGCCGCCGCGACCCCATCCCAGCGAGACGCCCGAACATCGCCAGTATCTGGCGCAAGAGTTGACACGGCTCGAAGCGGATATTCACAACGGCGGGATAACCGAAGCCGCCATACGGGCGCTGTTCTTCGTGCTCGCGGCGCGTGGGGAGGCCGACGGGCGGCACTTTCGGCACGCAGAGGAACTGGTGCGCCCTCATTTGACAAATGACTTCGACATGCAGGCTTTCCGCCACCTCGTGCGTCGGCAGGCTTTGCTCATGAGGCTCGATGAGGACGCCATGGTGTCCGCCATCCCCGGATTGCTCAACGGCATAGCGCCTGAGGACATCCGACAGGTAGCGGGAATGATCGTGCAGGTGATTGGCAGCGGTGATGTGCTGTCCGCACACGAGCAAACCCGACTGGAGCAGGTTTCCACCCTGTTCAAGCGGGCGGCGTGCGAGGCGCAGGCGGCTTCGGCGCTCGCGATGGCAAGTCCCGCCAATGAAACGTCCGCTGCAGCCGTGGACGGGAACTCGGCACCCGCCATGCCAAGCTCTGCCGGTGACACTTCCGCTGCGGTTATGGACACGAAACCCCAAACATCCTCGCCAAAGCCGAAGGCGCCTCAGAAGAAAACTGTGTCCAAGACGCCAGTCGCGCTGCGGACAAGTCAAACACGGCGAGGGAAAGGCAAATGA
- a CDS encoding bifunctional enoyl-CoA hydratase/phosphate acetyltransferase yields MTTSSTPVDATADALQVLRNRTFDEIAIGDSASLERAFSPQDIHMFALQSGDVDPEPAASSSARDTTEAICANVLISAVLGTRLPGPGTRYVNQNLCFLGAVRPGDRLTVQMQVTSKDTATHHVTLACTCTNQTGVAVFQGQVEVVAPTERMERARTALPEIHPDAQGRTGLQHLLAHVAHLQPIRVAVAHPCDAPSLSAALEARHAGLIEPVLVGPRVRLEAVATEAGLDLTDVAIVDVPHSHAAAQQAVALAAAGEVEALMKGSLHTDELMSALVSAAAGLRTKRRVSHCFLLQTPAYPRPFIVTDAAINIAPTLEQKADIIRNAIELAQVIGVREPKVAILAAVETVSPTMTATLDAAALCKMADRGQITGGLLDGPLAFDNAVSIAAARIKGIVSEVAGQADILVVPDLESGNMLAKQLIFMGGAASAGIVLGAKVPVILTSRADSRDTRIASCAIALMLAHHYRLSPP; encoded by the coding sequence ATGACGACCTCGTCCACACCGGTCGATGCCACTGCCGACGCATTGCAGGTTCTGCGCAACCGCACCTTCGACGAGATCGCCATCGGCGACAGCGCCAGCCTCGAACGCGCGTTTTCGCCGCAAGACATCCACATGTTCGCGCTGCAATCAGGCGATGTGGACCCGGAACCTGCTGCGTCCTCAAGCGCTCGGGACACCACGGAGGCCATTTGTGCAAACGTCCTGATCTCGGCTGTGCTGGGAACACGGCTGCCGGGGCCTGGAACCCGCTATGTCAACCAGAATCTGTGCTTCCTCGGAGCGGTTCGGCCCGGTGACAGGCTGACCGTGCAGATGCAGGTGACCAGCAAGGACACGGCCACCCACCATGTCACGCTGGCCTGCACCTGCACCAACCAGACGGGGGTGGCGGTTTTCCAAGGCCAGGTAGAGGTCGTGGCGCCCACTGAGCGCATGGAACGAGCGCGCACCGCGTTGCCGGAAATACACCCGGATGCGCAGGGCCGCACAGGCCTGCAGCACCTGCTGGCGCATGTCGCGCACTTGCAACCGATTCGGGTGGCCGTCGCCCACCCGTGCGATGCCCCCAGCCTGTCCGCCGCGCTCGAAGCACGCCATGCGGGGTTGATCGAGCCGGTGCTGGTCGGGCCACGGGTGCGGCTCGAAGCAGTCGCCACCGAGGCCGGGTTGGACCTGACCGACGTCGCCATTGTGGACGTCCCGCACAGCCACGCCGCTGCGCAGCAAGCTGTCGCCTTGGCAGCCGCAGGTGAAGTCGAAGCCCTGATGAAAGGGAGCCTGCACACCGACGAGCTGATGTCCGCGCTGGTTTCGGCAGCAGCGGGGTTGCGCACCAAGCGCCGGGTCAGCCATTGCTTCCTGTTGCAGACACCTGCCTATCCGCGCCCGTTCATCGTTACCGATGCGGCGATCAATATCGCCCCGACTCTGGAACAGAAGGCAGACATCATCCGCAACGCCATCGAGCTGGCGCAGGTAATCGGCGTGCGCGAACCCAAGGTCGCGATCCTGGCCGCGGTCGAGACGGTCAGCCCGACGATGACGGCCACGCTGGACGCTGCGGCGCTGTGCAAGATGGCCGATCGCGGCCAGATCACTGGCGGCCTGCTCGACGGGCCGCTGGCCTTCGACAACGCCGTCTCCATCGCCGCTGCGCGTATCAAGGGGATCGTTTCCGAGGTCGCCGGGCAAGCTGACATCCTCGTCGTGCCTGACCTGGAGAGCGGCAACATGCTTGCCAAGCAGTTGATCTTCATGGGCGGCGCAGCCAGCGCCGGGATCGTTCTTGGAGCCAAGGTGCCGGTCATTCTGACCAGCCGCGCCGACTCGCGCGATACACGCATCGCCTCATGCGCAATCGCACTGATGCTGGCCCACCACTATCGACTGTCACCCCCATGA
- a CDS encoding SDR family NAD(P)-dependent oxidoreductase has product MKYSFSGRVALVTGAGSGIGEAIARLLASNGLSVVVSDVSADNAQRVAKLISADGGQAVANVADVARINDVEAAVACAVDMFGGLHFAVNNAGISGDQSPVGELDPAAWSRVIDINLNGVFYGLRHQIPAILRSGGGAIVNVSSILGVVGDAGNPAYVAAKHAVTGLTRSAALAYAAKGVRINSIHPGYVRTPILDFLGESALQEAVGLHPIGRLGTSDEIAHAVAFLLSDGSSFFAGTQLIADGGYTAR; this is encoded by the coding sequence ATGAAGTACTCATTTTCTGGCCGCGTAGCCCTGGTCACCGGTGCAGGATCCGGCATTGGCGAGGCCATCGCGCGACTTCTTGCGAGCAACGGCTTGAGTGTCGTCGTCTCGGATGTCAGCGCCGACAATGCGCAGCGCGTCGCCAAGCTCATCAGCGCCGATGGCGGCCAAGCCGTGGCCAATGTGGCCGACGTGGCACGCATCAATGACGTTGAGGCTGCTGTGGCCTGCGCAGTCGATATGTTCGGCGGCCTTCATTTTGCGGTCAACAACGCCGGTATCAGTGGCGACCAGAGCCCAGTGGGGGAACTGGATCCTGCCGCCTGGAGCCGGGTAATCGATATCAACCTGAACGGCGTGTTCTATGGCCTGCGCCATCAGATTCCCGCCATCCTGCGTTCGGGTGGCGGCGCCATCGTCAACGTCTCTTCGATCCTGGGGGTGGTCGGCGATGCAGGAAACCCAGCGTACGTCGCAGCCAAGCACGCTGTTACCGGGCTGACCCGCTCGGCAGCGCTGGCCTATGCGGCCAAGGGAGTCCGGATCAACTCGATCCATCCCGGTTACGTGCGTACGCCCATCCTGGATTTCCTGGGTGAATCGGCCCTTCAGGAGGCCGTCGGCCTGCACCCGATCGGTCGCCTGGGTACCTCGGACGAAATCGCCCATGCCGTGGCCTTTTTGCTATCGGATGGGAGCAGCTTCTTTGCAGGCACCCAACTCATCGCCGATGGCGGCTACACGGCACGCTGA
- a CDS encoding acetate/propionate family kinase, protein MMDATTARSGRPEHGLILVLNCGSSSIKFAVFDPTATPLPRTALWNGKVQGIGGANPDFGETGVAPFPIELETAHPYRAALRLIRDRVSQRLDGRRIGAVAHRIVHGGSKYFMPVRVDANVLADLKGYIPLAPLHQPFALEAVEILLREQPDLPQMACFDTAFHHTLPQVEKVLPLPYAAWERGLRRYGFHGLSYEYMAVALPERHGDAARGRTIVAHLGSGASLCAMQGLQSVATTMGFSALDGLMMGTRTGALDPGAVLYLMEIEKLSLEQVGRVLYHESGLLGVSGISAEPRVIVGHENDAGETGERARLALALYVRRIVREIGALVAVLGGLDMLVFTAGVGEHNAFIRERVCAALGFLGIALDTDANASDAAKISTVHSQVIVAIEPTNEEWIAASHALSCLDRE, encoded by the coding sequence ATGATGGATGCGACCACGGCCCGCTCCGGACGCCCCGAGCACGGACTGATCCTTGTACTGAACTGCGGTTCGTCCAGCATCAAGTTTGCGGTATTCGATCCAACGGCCACGCCACTGCCGCGCACCGCATTGTGGAATGGCAAGGTGCAGGGAATCGGTGGCGCCAACCCGGATTTCGGAGAGACGGGGGTTGCGCCGTTCCCGATCGAACTGGAAACGGCACATCCGTATCGCGCCGCACTGCGCCTCATCCGCGATCGTGTCAGCCAGCGGCTCGACGGCCGCCGGATCGGTGCGGTCGCCCATCGTATCGTCCACGGCGGCAGTAAATACTTCATGCCCGTGCGCGTGGACGCGAATGTCCTGGCCGACCTCAAGGGCTACATTCCTCTGGCCCCGCTGCACCAGCCATTCGCGCTCGAAGCCGTGGAGATCCTGCTGCGGGAGCAGCCCGATCTGCCACAGATGGCCTGCTTCGACACGGCCTTCCACCACACTTTGCCCCAGGTCGAGAAGGTCCTGCCGTTGCCCTATGCCGCATGGGAGCGCGGTCTGCGTCGGTACGGGTTTCACGGCCTGTCGTATGAGTACATGGCAGTGGCCTTGCCCGAGCGCCATGGCGACGCGGCGCGCGGGCGCACCATCGTTGCCCACCTGGGCAGCGGCGCCAGCCTGTGCGCCATGCAAGGACTCCAAAGCGTGGCCACCACCATGGGCTTCTCCGCGCTTGACGGCTTGATGATGGGCACCCGTACCGGCGCGCTTGATCCAGGCGCCGTGCTCTACCTGATGGAAATCGAGAAGCTTTCACTGGAACAAGTGGGGCGTGTCCTCTATCACGAGTCCGGCCTGCTCGGCGTTTCGGGCATCTCGGCTGAGCCGCGCGTCATTGTCGGGCACGAGAACGATGCAGGCGAAACGGGGGAGCGAGCGCGCTTGGCACTGGCCCTTTACGTGCGTCGCATCGTGCGCGAGATCGGTGCATTGGTCGCTGTGCTGGGCGGCCTGGACATGCTGGTGTTCACGGCAGGCGTCGGTGAACACAATGCGTTCATTCGCGAACGTGTCTGTGCGGCACTGGGCTTTCTGGGCATTGCCCTGGATACCGACGCTAATGCCAGCGACGCGGCGAAGATTTCCACTGTCCACAGCCAAGTCATCGTGGCGATCGAGCCCACCAACGAAGAGTGGATCGCCGCCAGCCATGCGTTGTCCTGCCTGGACAGGGAGTAG
- the gltS gene encoding sodium/glutamate symporter, whose protein sequence is MKIDAFHGFTLAILLLFVGKGLVARWSILRRYSIPESLVGGLACALVVFVLYYGMGVTVSFDLEARDALLLYFFAAIGLSTDARTLRHGGRPLLILSGLAIGFMVLQNLAGMQTARAFGLDPRAGLMVGSISLTGGVGTTLAWSDHFVETLGITQAQELGLAANMIGLIAACTIGGPISSLLMRRHRLRASGDSALEIGTLHSDEQHARLDYYGVLLALLWLNLALMLGHGINALVALTPVTLPAFVGCLLAGILLRTISDWMRPGGRGRLWNWPSMQPGIALISDMSLGLFLTMALMGLRLWELQPVLAFITVAMLVQIVLVIAFVLLIVFRAMGKDYQAAVVCAGFGGIALGSTATAIANMTAVTREHGAAREAFIVVPLVCGFVIDIANALVISLMAG, encoded by the coding sequence ATGAAGATCGACGCCTTCCATGGATTCACGCTCGCCATCCTGCTGTTGTTCGTGGGCAAGGGCTTGGTAGCGCGTTGGAGCATCTTGCGTCGATACAGCATCCCGGAATCCCTGGTGGGCGGCCTGGCCTGCGCTCTGGTTGTCTTCGTCCTGTACTACGGGATGGGGGTCACGGTCAGTTTCGACCTGGAAGCGCGTGACGCGCTTCTGTTGTACTTCTTTGCCGCCATTGGCCTGAGTACCGACGCCCGCACACTGCGCCATGGTGGACGGCCCTTGCTGATCCTGTCAGGACTGGCCATCGGGTTCATGGTGCTGCAGAACCTGGCTGGGATGCAGACGGCCCGCGCATTCGGCCTGGATCCGCGCGCTGGACTAATGGTCGGATCCATTTCCCTGACCGGAGGCGTGGGCACCACCTTGGCCTGGTCCGATCACTTTGTTGAAACCCTTGGCATTACCCAAGCGCAGGAACTGGGGTTGGCGGCGAACATGATCGGCCTGATCGCGGCCTGCACCATCGGCGGCCCGATCTCAAGTCTGCTCATGCGCAGGCATCGGCTTCGAGCCTCCGGGGACAGCGCCCTGGAAATTGGCACACTGCACAGCGATGAGCAGCATGCCCGCCTGGACTACTACGGCGTGCTGCTGGCGTTGCTATGGCTCAACCTCGCCTTGATGTTGGGACACGGAATCAACGCCCTCGTCGCACTTACCCCCGTCACGCTGCCCGCCTTTGTGGGCTGCCTGCTGGCGGGAATCCTCCTGCGCACGATCAGCGACTGGATGAGGCCAGGTGGCCGCGGACGGCTATGGAACTGGCCGAGCATGCAGCCAGGCATCGCCCTGATCTCCGACATGTCATTGGGCCTGTTTCTGACCATGGCGCTGATGGGGCTCAGGCTCTGGGAGCTGCAGCCCGTGCTTGCCTTCATCACCGTGGCAATGCTGGTACAGATCGTCCTGGTCATCGCATTTGTTCTTCTGATCGTTTTTCGGGCAATGGGCAAGGATTACCAAGCCGCCGTGGTGTGCGCCGGTTTCGGTGGAATCGCGCTGGGATCTACCGCCACCGCCATCGCCAACATGACGGCGGTCACGCGGGAACATGGCGCTGCACGTGAGGCGTTCATTGTGGTGCCCCTGGTATGTGGGTTCGTCATCGACATTGCGAACGCACTGGTGATCAGTCTGATGGCCGGTTAA
- a CDS encoding alpha/beta fold hydrolase, with translation MQAHMAWAQAWSSISPESSLLAWTDWASHLANSPGKQSELLAFAGALSEQWMSLLKKGLVSPDQEAAAPEPLPANDRRFNDPAWDQWPYNLYRSSFLIQSQWWEQATQDVWGVDPQHERLMAFGAKQWLEMVSPTNSALFNPVVLKKTIEEQGANLARGMSNFLDDLRRQLSGEPPAGTENFVVGRDVAVTEGKVVLRNQLIELIQYAPTTEKVHPEPILIIPAWIMKYYVLDLSPHNSLIRYLVAQGHTVFCISWKNPDASDRDLGMDEYLEFGLHAALDAVTSIVPEQGIHAAGYCLGGTLLSIGASAMARDGDTRLVSVSLLAAQTDFSEPGELGLFINQSQVALLEASMAQTGFLSSSQMSGAFQLLRAYDLVWSRMIDEYLLGDRRPMTDLMAWNADGTRLPAKMHSQYLRRLYLNNDLSAGRYPVTGRPVSVGNITVPMFCVGTASDHIAPWRSVYKLHLLTSAELTFVLTTGGHNGGIVSEPGRGKRRYQIHTRAVNEGYMAPDEWQATAQTHPDSWWPAWSAWLQERSGDVVAPPLMGSESNGYPTICDAPGEYVRS, from the coding sequence ATGCAAGCGCATATGGCTTGGGCCCAGGCCTGGTCCTCAATTTCACCTGAATCGTCGCTGTTGGCCTGGACTGATTGGGCAAGCCATTTAGCGAACAGCCCCGGAAAGCAATCGGAGCTTCTAGCGTTTGCAGGCGCCCTGTCTGAGCAATGGATGTCTCTATTGAAAAAGGGCTTGGTCAGTCCCGACCAGGAAGCTGCAGCGCCTGAACCGTTACCTGCAAATGATCGTCGCTTCAATGATCCTGCGTGGGATCAATGGCCCTACAACCTTTACCGCAGCTCATTTCTTATCCAGTCCCAATGGTGGGAGCAGGCCACACAGGATGTGTGGGGTGTTGATCCACAACACGAGCGTCTAATGGCGTTTGGCGCAAAGCAATGGCTGGAAATGGTGTCGCCAACCAACTCTGCGCTTTTCAACCCGGTTGTCCTGAAAAAAACCATAGAAGAACAAGGTGCCAACCTGGCGCGTGGCATGTCCAACTTCCTTGATGACCTGCGCCGACAACTATCCGGCGAGCCACCTGCGGGAACCGAGAATTTCGTCGTTGGCCGCGACGTGGCGGTGACGGAAGGAAAGGTCGTACTGAGAAATCAATTGATCGAGTTGATTCAGTACGCGCCCACTACCGAGAAAGTCCATCCCGAGCCCATACTGATTATTCCTGCCTGGATCATGAAGTACTACGTACTCGATCTGTCGCCCCATAACTCGCTGATCCGGTATCTGGTTGCACAGGGCCATACGGTTTTTTGCATCTCCTGGAAGAATCCGGATGCGAGTGATCGAGACCTGGGCATGGATGAGTATCTTGAGTTCGGCTTGCATGCAGCGCTGGACGCCGTGACGTCCATTGTCCCCGAACAGGGAATCCACGCTGCTGGCTACTGCCTGGGCGGGACATTGCTGTCGATTGGGGCCTCAGCCATGGCGCGCGACGGCGATACGCGGCTGGTGTCCGTAAGCCTCCTGGCAGCGCAGACGGACTTCAGCGAGCCGGGCGAGCTTGGCCTTTTCATCAATCAGAGCCAGGTGGCGCTGTTGGAGGCCAGCATGGCGCAAACAGGCTTCTTGAGCTCAAGCCAGATGAGTGGCGCTTTCCAGCTACTGCGTGCCTACGATCTTGTATGGTCTCGCATGATTGACGAGTACCTGTTGGGCGACCGTCGGCCAATGACCGACCTGATGGCCTGGAATGCCGATGGGACTCGCCTGCCGGCGAAGATGCATTCGCAATATCTCCGACGCCTTTACCTGAATAACGATCTCAGCGCAGGGCGTTATCCCGTCACGGGCCGTCCGGTTTCAGTGGGAAATATTACCGTACCGATGTTTTGCGTTGGCACTGCGTCGGATCATATTGCGCCTTGGCGCTCCGTTTACAAGCTGCATCTGCTGACTTCAGCCGAACTGACTTTTGTATTGACCACCGGGGGGCACAACGGCGGCATCGTGAGCGAGCCTGGCCGCGGCAAGCGTCGGTATCAAATCCATACGCGCGCCGTGAATGAGGGGTACATGGCGCCAGACGAGTGGCAAGCCACTGCACAGACGCATCCGGATTCGTGGTGGCCGGCATGGTCGGCATGGCTCCAGGAGCGTTCCGGTGATGTTGTTGCGCCTCCGCTCATGGGGTCTGAATCCAATGGATACCCCACTATTTGCGATGCCCCGGGGGAATATGTGCGCAGCTGA
- a CDS encoding universal stress protein — protein MYSRLLVPLDGSPTANLALHHAAVLARLSGATIILLHIIEEMKHSNGFERPRIYIEEVRPGFLAAGEKLLDEAALPLRQEGLAVETVLLESKGERVSVLIAQQALATGCELVVLGTHGRRGVDRLLLGSDAEQLARIAPVPVMLVRQPQSVIATASPGPSATPA, from the coding sequence ATGTACTCAAGACTCCTGGTTCCGCTCGACGGAAGTCCCACCGCCAATTTGGCCCTCCACCACGCTGCGGTGCTGGCGCGCCTAAGTGGTGCAACCATCATCCTGCTGCACATCATCGAGGAGATGAAGCATAGCAACGGCTTCGAAAGGCCGAGAATCTACATTGAAGAGGTAAGGCCAGGCTTCCTGGCAGCCGGGGAGAAGCTGCTTGACGAGGCGGCACTCCCGCTGAGGCAGGAAGGCCTGGCGGTAGAGACCGTGCTTCTGGAGAGCAAGGGAGAGCGCGTCTCGGTGCTCATCGCACAGCAGGCACTGGCCACCGGATGCGAGTTGGTCGTATTGGGCACCCACGGACGCCGGGGCGTGGACCGGCTGCTGCTGGGAAGCGATGCCGAGCAACTCGCTCGGATAGCACCAGTTCCCGTGATGCTGGTGCGCCAGCCCCAATCAGTCATTGCGACTGCGTCCCCTGGGCCGAGTGCCACGCCAGCGTGA
- a CDS encoding lipid A deacylase LpxR family protein encodes MTKFQSTHPAERRLRIATSLVLLLLSVSAQAQSCQQDNPLRATGTLNLRIDNDMFGGIGQDQGYSNGFLVSWVSPNLVDYRDDPCLPRLVRGLNRFLTVLQPEGFDEQNMTIGFGQMMYTPSDKTRSDLIKDDRPFAGAMMLSLGYNARRGDTLRTSQIRIGVVGPSSLARQTQNWWHDTIGVDKFNGWRHQLRDEPVLQLLHERRTRVFRQENVSGWSWDLTRHWGGSFGNFATYANVGGELRYGLRLPDDLGTAPLRPAGENTSPVRTTAAGNWNGHLFVALDARWVLHDITLDGNTFKSSHSVDKRPLVADVGYGVAITQGNWRIAIARYHRTREFRGQKEIPVYGTITVGRRF; translated from the coding sequence GTGACGAAATTTCAGTCCACCCACCCCGCTGAACGGAGGCTCAGAATCGCAACCTCCTTGGTGCTGCTATTGCTGAGCGTCTCCGCACAGGCCCAGTCCTGCCAACAGGACAACCCGCTCCGCGCAACTGGAACGCTCAATCTGCGGATCGACAACGACATGTTCGGCGGCATTGGACAAGATCAAGGGTACTCCAACGGGTTTCTCGTCAGTTGGGTCTCCCCCAATCTTGTGGACTATCGCGATGACCCTTGCCTACCGCGTCTCGTCCGTGGGCTGAATCGTTTTCTCACAGTGCTGCAACCCGAGGGTTTCGACGAACAGAACATGACTATCGGCTTCGGGCAGATGATGTATACCCCGAGCGACAAAACGCGCAGCGATCTGATCAAAGACGACCGCCCTTTCGCAGGCGCAATGATGTTGAGCCTTGGCTACAACGCGCGGCGCGGCGATACGCTGCGCACCTCACAAATCCGTATCGGCGTTGTAGGCCCCTCGTCCCTGGCCAGGCAAACCCAGAACTGGTGGCATGACACCATCGGAGTGGACAAATTCAATGGCTGGAGACACCAACTGCGCGACGAACCTGTACTGCAATTGCTGCACGAACGCCGAACGCGAGTCTTCAGGCAAGAAAACGTCAGCGGTTGGAGCTGGGACCTCACCCGCCACTGGGGCGGCAGCTTCGGCAATTTCGCCACCTACGCGAATGTCGGGGGAGAATTGCGCTATGGCCTGCGCCTGCCAGACGATTTAGGCACCGCACCGCTGCGGCCGGCTGGAGAAAATACCTCGCCCGTGCGCACGACCGCTGCAGGTAACTGGAACGGACACCTCTTCGTAGCACTCGACGCCCGCTGGGTCTTGCACGACATCACGCTGGATGGCAATACCTTCAAGTCTAGCCATAGCGTTGATAAACGGCCACTCGTGGCGGATGTCGGCTACGGCGTCGCGATTACCCAAGGCAACTGGCGCATCGCGATAGCCCGCTACCACCGCACACGCGAATTCCGGGGACAAAAAGAAATCCCGGTCTACGGAACGATCACCGTAGGACGGCGATTCTGA